The Spirosoma radiotolerans genome has a window encoding:
- a CDS encoding VOC family protein: MHIDHIALWVRDLDQVRAFYETYFGATANEKYSNVSKGFSSYFLTFPDGGSRLEIMQMPGIPDTKNEALSQFMGLIHIAISVGSKDAVDALTQRLRTDGYTIVGEPRHTGDGYYESVILDPEENRIEITA; this comes from the coding sequence ATGCACATCGACCACATTGCTCTCTGGGTTCGCGATCTTGACCAGGTGCGGGCCTTCTACGAAACGTATTTCGGGGCTACCGCAAATGAGAAATATAGTAATGTAAGCAAAGGATTTTCGTCCTACTTTCTGACCTTTCCGGATGGCGGCTCTCGGTTGGAAATCATGCAGATGCCGGGTATACCGGACACAAAAAATGAGGCCCTGTCGCAATTTATGGGCCTCATTCATATTGCCATTTCTGTAGGTAGCAAGGACGCCGTCGATGCCCTGACCCAACGGCTTAGAACGGATGGATACACCATCGTTGGAGAGCCCCGGCATACGGGCGATGGCTATTACGAAAGTGTTATTCTTGACCCGGAAGAAAACCGAATCGAGATTACTGCTTAA
- a CDS encoding Gfo/Idh/MocA family protein, with translation MKTTESITPTDSRRDFIRKTITSTALLSVGGILPGFSPKSYARILGANEKVRVGMMGVNSRGLALAENFALQPNCEVISISDVDTRAADKCITLVEGAQKSKPKNQPDFRKALEDKDLDALAVAAPDHWHAPAAILASKAGKHVYLEKPCSHNPHEGELLLAAAKKYKNVIQMGNQRRSWPNVAQAIQAVQSGAIGRPYFAKGWYTNNRASIGVGKAVAVPTWLDYDLWQGPAPRRAYKDNLIHYNWHWLWHWGTGEALNNGTHMVDLMRWGMGVTFPTKVTSSGGRYRYKDDWEAPDTQVITLEFPNNTAITWEGRSCNGRTVEGNSVGVMFYGDTGSLLIESGNSYKIFDLENKLVKEVKNDLPIDPRNKMNPSQTLDAIHLQNFFDSIKKGTALASDIVGGHQSTLLCQLGNIALRSGGMLTTDPTNGHIINNKEAEKLWRREYQKGWEPTV, from the coding sequence ATGAAAACGACGGAAAGCATCACCCCTACCGATTCGCGTAGAGACTTTATCCGCAAAACTATAACGAGTACCGCCCTACTATCAGTTGGGGGAATTTTACCCGGTTTCAGCCCCAAAAGCTACGCCCGTATTCTGGGGGCTAACGAAAAAGTGCGGGTGGGCATGATGGGTGTCAATAGCCGTGGGCTGGCACTGGCAGAAAATTTCGCGCTTCAACCGAACTGTGAGGTCATCTCCATCTCGGATGTCGATACGCGGGCGGCCGATAAATGCATTACGCTTGTTGAAGGCGCACAAAAATCGAAGCCGAAAAATCAGCCCGACTTCCGAAAGGCGCTGGAAGATAAAGACCTCGATGCGCTGGCCGTAGCGGCCCCCGATCACTGGCATGCGCCCGCAGCAATTTTGGCCTCCAAAGCTGGGAAACACGTTTACCTGGAAAAACCATGCAGTCACAATCCGCACGAAGGTGAACTGCTGCTGGCAGCCGCGAAGAAATACAAGAACGTCATTCAGATGGGCAACCAGCGTCGGTCGTGGCCCAACGTAGCGCAGGCCATCCAGGCGGTGCAGAGTGGTGCCATTGGCCGCCCTTATTTTGCTAAAGGCTGGTATACCAACAACCGGGCGTCGATTGGCGTTGGCAAAGCGGTGGCCGTGCCGACCTGGCTGGACTACGATCTATGGCAGGGGCCCGCCCCCCGGCGTGCTTACAAAGACAACCTCATTCACTACAACTGGCACTGGCTGTGGCACTGGGGTACGGGGGAAGCCCTGAATAATGGGACGCACATGGTCGACCTGATGCGCTGGGGCATGGGCGTCACCTTTCCAACAAAAGTAACCTCTTCCGGTGGTCGTTACCGGTACAAAGATGACTGGGAAGCGCCCGATACACAGGTCATTACGCTGGAATTCCCCAACAATACCGCTATCACCTGGGAGGGCCGAAGCTGCAATGGGCGCACCGTCGAAGGCAACAGCGTAGGGGTTATGTTCTACGGGGACACCGGTTCGCTACTGATTGAATCGGGCAACTCGTACAAGATTTTCGATCTGGAAAATAAACTGGTGAAAGAAGTAAAAAACGATCTTCCCATTGATCCCCGCAACAAGATGAACCCATCCCAAACACTGGATGCCATTCATCTTCAGAACTTCTTCGACAGCATTAAAAAGGGAACGGCGCTGGCCTCGGATATTGTCGGTGGTCACCAGAGCACGTTGCTTTGTCAGTTGGGAAACATAGCGTTACGATCGGGTGGGATGCTCACCACCGACCCCACCAACGGGCACATCATCAATAATAAAGAAGCCGAAAAATTGTGGAGACGAGAGTACCAGAAAGGTTGGGAACCGACCGTCTGA
- a CDS encoding anti-sigma factor, with protein MNVTEYIASGILESYVMGAVSDQERREVECLSSIYPDIRQELDQLSEVLESYALMHSVEPPESVKAKLLAQLDFEKPVRETIVRPMPIDMTTANSSPTFRVTWIVAASMGLLLLLFSFFLLSQLRTNQKTLAEARLDNSKIQAEVRQLRDQKTQADQALAVLRQPGTRTLELKGNDKAPQGSMLVFWNSQTHQVAVQVQSLPPLPADKQYQLWYMVGGKPVDAGVFDVLPSADLVQRLNRSVSQAEAFAVTVEKRGGSPTPTLSTLLAMAPVKA; from the coding sequence ATGAACGTCACGGAATACATAGCATCGGGTATCTTAGAGTCTTACGTCATGGGTGCGGTGAGCGACCAGGAGCGACGCGAGGTCGAGTGCCTATCGTCTATTTATCCTGACATACGCCAAGAACTTGATCAGCTTTCGGAAGTTCTTGAGAGTTATGCGCTCATGCACAGTGTCGAACCACCCGAATCGGTTAAAGCGAAACTGCTGGCTCAACTTGATTTTGAGAAGCCTGTACGTGAGACAATTGTTCGGCCCATGCCGATAGATATGACGACGGCCAACTCATCGCCCACATTCCGGGTCACCTGGATTGTAGCAGCATCGATGGGTTTATTATTACTCCTGTTCTCCTTCTTTTTGCTGTCGCAGCTACGGACAAACCAGAAAACACTGGCCGAAGCCCGTTTGGATAATAGCAAGATACAGGCAGAAGTTCGTCAGTTACGCGATCAGAAAACGCAGGCCGACCAGGCGCTGGCCGTTCTGCGCCAGCCGGGCACCCGAACGCTGGAATTGAAAGGAAATGACAAAGCTCCGCAAGGATCGATGCTTGTTTTCTGGAACAGCCAAACCCACCAGGTAGCTGTACAGGTTCAGTCGTTACCGCCATTACCAGCCGATAAGCAGTATCAGCTCTGGTATATGGTCGGTGGCAAACCCGTTGATGCGGGTGTGTTCGATGTGCTACCGTCTGCCGATCTGGTTCAGCGCCTGAACCGTTCTGTTTCCCAGGCCGAGGCCTTTGCAGTAACGGTTGAGAAACGCGGAGGCAGTCCCACACCTACCCTCTCGACGCTGCTTGCGATGGCCCCGGTGAAGGCCTGA
- a CDS encoding Gfo/Idh/MocA family protein, whose protein sequence is MALGSVTISLPATIWSGGQVVEKGKRVGIIGLDTSHSTAFTKVLNAPEANPAYAGYKVVAAYPYGSKDIASSTTRISAYTDEVKKLNVEIVDSIGALLQKVDVVLLETNDGRLHRDQAIQVLKAGKRMFIDKPIAASLSDVVAIFAASQTYKIPIFSASSLRYITGIEGINKSQVLGADTFSPAVLEKTHPDFFWYGVHGVETLYTAMGTGCREVIRVHTNDTDIVVGTWADGRIGTFRGTRTGKHDYGGMVYTQTGNVRLGPYGGYEPLLKEIITYFETGKVPVSPEETTEIFAFMEAADESKRRGGTPVTLASVMANLKP, encoded by the coding sequence ATGGCGCTGGGAAGCGTAACAATCAGCTTGCCCGCAACGATCTGGTCAGGCGGTCAGGTAGTTGAGAAAGGAAAACGGGTCGGCATCATCGGGCTGGACACCTCCCACAGCACAGCGTTTACCAAAGTGCTCAATGCTCCGGAGGCCAATCCGGCTTATGCCGGGTACAAGGTTGTGGCGGCTTATCCATACGGCAGTAAAGACATAGCAAGCAGCACAACGCGCATTTCGGCTTATACGGACGAGGTCAAAAAACTGAATGTCGAGATTGTCGATTCAATCGGTGCTCTCCTACAGAAAGTCGATGTGGTTCTGCTGGAAACGAATGACGGACGGTTGCACCGTGACCAGGCCATTCAGGTGCTTAAGGCTGGCAAGCGCATGTTCATCGACAAACCCATTGCGGCCTCGCTCTCCGATGTAGTAGCTATTTTTGCGGCCTCTCAGACCTATAAAATACCCATCTTCTCGGCCTCTTCCCTTCGTTACATTACAGGTATCGAGGGCATTAACAAAAGCCAGGTGTTGGGAGCCGACACGTTTAGCCCAGCGGTTTTGGAAAAAACGCATCCTGATTTTTTCTGGTACGGTGTGCATGGCGTCGAAACACTGTATACGGCGATGGGCACTGGTTGCCGGGAAGTGATCCGCGTGCATACCAACGATACCGACATCGTTGTGGGTACCTGGGCTGATGGGCGCATTGGCACGTTTCGGGGTACGCGGACAGGGAAGCACGATTACGGTGGCATGGTTTATACACAAACCGGAAACGTCCGGCTTGGCCCCTATGGAGGCTACGAACCGTTGCTCAAAGAAATCATCACCTATTTCGAAACGGGTAAGGTCCCGGTTTCTCCCGAGGAAACCACCGAAATTTTTGCTTTTATGGAAGCCGCTGATGAAAGCAAACGCCGGGGTGGAACGCCCGTGACACTGGCCAGTGTAATGGCAAACCTGAAGCCGTAG
- a CDS encoding RNA polymerase sigma factor: MKRQSSLVSESVLIDKLAQRDQQAFQWLYDQYSPALYGVVLRIVRDDEQAADLLQDIFVKIWKNLDAYDASKGRLFTWMLNVARNTAIDSLRSRKTQPIAAIRTDEENVHIVDRQHNTEQPNPDHIGIQEVVNQLRPDRKQLIDLVYFGGYTHEEAAEELNLPLGTVKTRVRAALQELKQLFKS, translated from the coding sequence GTGAAACGCCAGTCTTCTTTAGTTTCAGAAAGTGTCCTGATTGACAAGCTTGCCCAGCGTGATCAGCAGGCATTTCAATGGCTCTACGACCAATATTCGCCTGCTCTGTATGGTGTTGTGCTACGCATTGTGCGCGACGACGAGCAGGCAGCTGACCTCCTACAGGATATCTTCGTTAAAATCTGGAAAAACCTGGATGCGTACGACGCCAGCAAGGGCCGTTTATTCACCTGGATGCTCAATGTTGCCCGGAATACGGCGATCGATTCGCTGCGTTCCCGCAAAACACAACCAATTGCCGCAATCCGAACCGACGAGGAGAACGTACATATTGTTGACCGGCAACACAATACGGAACAACCCAACCCTGACCACATTGGTATTCAAGAAGTTGTGAACCAGTTGAGGCCCGACCGGAAACAGTTGATCGATCTGGTTTATTTCGGGGGGTACACCCACGAAGAAGCCGCCGAAGAACTGAATCTGCCCCTCGGAACAGTAAAAACCCGGGTTAGGGCTGCGTTGCAGGAATTAAAGCAATTATTCAAATCATGA
- the msrB gene encoding peptide-methionine (R)-S-oxide reductase MsrB: protein MKLLLSLVLSACLFSALAFTTDDTPPRRVVKTDAEWKKLLTPNQFAVLREHGTERAFTSPLNDIHDHGIFYCAGCHSPLFSSDTKFDSGTGWPSFYMPISKTAVKETTDKTYGMVRTEVLCTVCGGHLGHVFNDGPKPTGLRYCMNGVAMTFEKK, encoded by the coding sequence ATGAAGCTCCTCCTGTCACTCGTTCTGTCAGCCTGCCTGTTTTCGGCGCTGGCGTTCACAACCGATGATACTCCTCCCCGCCGTGTCGTGAAAACCGACGCCGAATGGAAGAAATTATTGACCCCGAATCAGTTTGCGGTCCTGCGTGAACATGGTACCGAACGAGCGTTTACCAGTCCGCTCAACGACATTCACGACCATGGTATATTCTATTGCGCTGGTTGCCATAGCCCGCTTTTCTCGTCTGATACCAAGTTTGATTCTGGTACAGGTTGGCCAAGTTTTTACATGCCAATCAGCAAAACAGCGGTTAAAGAAACGACGGACAAGACATATGGCATGGTGCGTACAGAAGTTCTCTGTACCGTTTGTGGAGGGCATTTGGGACACGTTTTCAATGATGGACCCAAACCCACAGGCCTTCGCTACTGCATGAATGGCGTTGCCATGACTTTCGAAAAGAAATAA
- a CDS encoding alpha/beta fold hydrolase, protein MKLFTRILRWAILTVLLLAVGVLVVAWFVDSRQTDQELAEEFKGQAIRPVVHYYQVTERGLQTPRTIRFMETPASAANSTLPVVLFVHGAPSSLSFFNEFFKDTTLLSRARLVAVDRPGYGYSDFGRVETSIIRQAEFLQPLIDRYKNAPYLMIVGSSYGGSVTARLAMNNPDRVDHVVFVSSALGPGLERTYPISYFADSPLIHWGVPPLLRLANDEKLAHRRALEAILPDWPKIRARITMLHGQRDELVYPTNVSFAQNHLVNAEVKQFLLPENRHDIVFNKREYMTSIILDILTQRDVKETVKAKPIAAKAGVNETTSL, encoded by the coding sequence ATGAAACTATTCACACGGATTTTGCGCTGGGCCATACTCACGGTACTCCTTCTGGCTGTTGGTGTACTCGTTGTCGCCTGGTTCGTCGACTCCCGGCAGACAGATCAGGAATTGGCAGAAGAATTTAAAGGACAAGCCATTCGTCCTGTGGTCCATTATTACCAGGTTACGGAACGCGGCTTACAGACGCCCCGAACGATCCGGTTTATGGAAACGCCTGCTTCAGCGGCCAATTCTACTCTGCCCGTCGTGCTCTTTGTGCACGGCGCTCCTAGTTCATTGTCTTTTTTCAACGAGTTTTTCAAAGATACGACACTCCTGAGCCGCGCCCGCTTAGTAGCTGTTGACCGGCCAGGGTATGGTTATTCTGATTTCGGGCGGGTTGAAACGTCCATTATCCGGCAGGCTGAATTTCTGCAACCGCTCATTGATCGTTACAAAAATGCGCCTTATTTAATGATTGTTGGCTCATCGTATGGTGGTTCGGTAACAGCCCGACTAGCCATGAATAATCCGGATCGGGTCGATCACGTGGTGTTCGTTTCGTCGGCCCTGGGGCCAGGCCTGGAACGAACGTATCCAATCAGCTATTTTGCCGATAGTCCGCTGATTCACTGGGGCGTTCCACCCCTGCTTCGGCTGGCCAATGATGAGAAACTGGCTCACCGGCGTGCCCTGGAAGCCATTTTACCCGACTGGCCGAAAATTCGGGCGCGCATTACAATGCTGCACGGCCAGCGCGATGAGTTGGTGTACCCAACCAATGTTTCGTTTGCTCAGAATCATTTGGTCAATGCCGAAGTGAAGCAGTTTCTGCTTCCCGAAAATCGCCACGACATTGTATTCAATAAACGGGAATATATGACCAGCATCATTCTTGACATACTGACGCAGCGCGATGTAAAAGAAACGGTGAAGGCCAAACCCATTGCGGCAAAAGCTGGGGTAAACGAAACCACCAGTCTTTAA
- a CDS encoding penicillin-binding protein 1A — protein sequence MSQYRERFRAVRHAFGEFRKRQKLAGNVRRRVGHHLVRVAGEERVNAWVSTYRGYRNQFRSFVHRYIDPDSWYYPVLKNGTKGILWISLALGLYVFVLNYNFLYLTGAMPSVEELRNPKLNQSSEIYSQDGVMIGKFYAENRTPIKYENIPKQLINALIATEDVRFYDHSGVDPRAIGRAVVSFGRDGGGSTITQQLAKNLFKTRRKTSTGLLTRIPFIRKVIYKSKEWLMALKLERNFSKDEIITYYFNTVDFGSNAFGLKTAARTFFNKAPDSLNVQEGAVLVGLQKATTNYNPLKNPQRSRERRNIVLGQMAKYKFLTKAQADSIAALPLVTEFTPENPYSGPASYLKNVVQDYVKKWGEENGYDLYTDGLRIITTIDSRMQTYAEEATSEKMKQLQRSFDNHWRDRKPWTNEDGDEIPGFIDSVARRTERYKSLSRRFMPLYPDSIMYYMKNVKYKMRVFSWNNKRGYDSVEMTPYDSIAYYKRFLQSGMVAMDPHTGYIRAWVGGLDYDYFKYDHVKQGKRQPGSTFKPFVYTTAIDDTLINLSPCDRIQDRPFRKEYRENGEDKVWEPKNSTGYYSYSNMTLRRAMARSVNSITAQLTDRVTPERVAQYAHRMGIKSRLEAVPSIGLGSSDVSLYELVAAYCTFVNDGESTEPIIVQRIEDRDGNVIETFTSQHKRAISSETAFLMRYMLQGGLQEPGGTSQNLWSFDLFKNHNEMGGKTGTTSNNSDGWFVGVSNNLIVGAWVGGDDRSIHFRSTDLGEGAKTALPLVGSFLEKVYHDPKFKSLQGPFPKADGITKEYLNCGYSDEEETTSESDSTDTSGEVGDSTFVPVPPAPDPTTPPDTTRNQ from the coding sequence ATGAGTCAATACAGGGAGCGATTCCGCGCTGTTCGGCACGCTTTTGGCGAATTTAGGAAACGTCAAAAATTAGCAGGCAACGTCAGGCGTAGAGTTGGCCATCACCTAGTGCGCGTCGCAGGTGAAGAGCGCGTCAATGCATGGGTTAGTACTTACCGTGGCTACCGCAATCAGTTTCGTTCGTTTGTTCACCGGTACATTGATCCCGATTCCTGGTATTATCCTGTTCTCAAAAACGGCACCAAAGGCATTCTCTGGATTTCGCTGGCCTTAGGGCTGTATGTGTTTGTCCTCAATTATAACTTCCTGTATTTAACGGGCGCGATGCCGAGCGTTGAAGAGCTCAGGAACCCAAAGCTCAATCAGTCATCCGAAATTTATTCGCAGGATGGGGTGATGATTGGCAAGTTTTACGCCGAAAACCGAACCCCCATCAAGTATGAAAACATTCCCAAGCAACTAATCAATGCATTGATTGCCACCGAAGATGTTCGTTTTTACGACCATAGTGGCGTTGATCCTCGTGCCATTGGCCGGGCGGTGGTTAGTTTTGGTCGCGATGGCGGTGGATCGACCATTACGCAACAGTTGGCGAAAAACCTCTTTAAGACCCGCCGGAAGACCAGTACGGGCTTATTGACCCGGATTCCTTTTATTCGAAAAGTTATTTATAAGTCGAAAGAATGGCTGATGGCCCTCAAGCTGGAGCGGAATTTTTCGAAAGACGAAATCATTACCTATTATTTTAATACGGTCGATTTTGGCAGCAACGCTTTTGGCCTGAAAACAGCGGCCCGTACCTTTTTCAACAAAGCGCCCGATAGCCTGAATGTGCAGGAAGGAGCCGTACTCGTCGGTCTCCAAAAAGCCACGACGAATTACAATCCACTTAAAAACCCACAGCGCTCCCGCGAACGCCGGAACATCGTGCTGGGGCAAATGGCAAAGTATAAATTTCTGACCAAAGCCCAGGCCGACTCCATCGCTGCCTTGCCGCTCGTCACCGAGTTTACGCCCGAAAACCCATACTCTGGCCCGGCCAGTTACCTGAAAAACGTGGTTCAGGACTATGTAAAAAAGTGGGGTGAAGAAAACGGTTACGACCTCTATACCGATGGACTGCGCATCATAACAACCATCGACTCGCGGATGCAGACCTACGCCGAAGAAGCGACCAGCGAGAAAATGAAACAACTTCAGCGTTCGTTCGATAACCACTGGCGGGATCGAAAACCCTGGACGAACGAAGATGGGGATGAAATTCCGGGCTTTATCGATTCCGTTGCCCGCCGAACCGAGCGGTACAAATCCCTTAGCCGACGGTTCATGCCACTGTACCCCGATTCGATCATGTACTATATGAAAAATGTAAAGTACAAGATGCGGGTGTTTAGCTGGAACAACAAACGAGGGTACGACTCGGTCGAAATGACCCCGTATGATTCCATTGCGTACTACAAACGTTTTTTGCAATCGGGCATGGTGGCCATGGACCCACACACGGGCTACATCCGGGCCTGGGTTGGCGGGCTGGATTACGATTATTTCAAGTATGACCACGTCAAGCAGGGCAAACGACAACCCGGCTCGACCTTCAAACCATTTGTTTACACCACCGCCATCGATGACACCCTTATCAACTTAAGCCCCTGCGACCGGATTCAGGATCGGCCATTCCGAAAAGAATACCGCGAAAATGGCGAGGATAAAGTGTGGGAACCAAAGAATTCGACAGGCTATTACTCGTACTCGAATATGACCCTGCGCCGGGCTATGGCGCGCTCCGTGAACTCCATTACGGCCCAGTTGACCGACCGGGTCACGCCTGAACGTGTCGCTCAGTATGCACATCGCATGGGAATCAAGAGTCGGCTGGAAGCCGTGCCGTCTATTGGACTCGGCTCGTCCGATGTGTCTCTTTATGAGCTGGTTGCCGCTTATTGTACATTCGTCAACGATGGGGAGTCGACCGAGCCGATCATTGTGCAGCGGATCGAAGACCGGGATGGTAATGTTATCGAAACCTTCACCAGCCAGCACAAGCGGGCCATCAGTTCGGAGACAGCTTTCCTTATGCGCTACATGCTACAGGGAGGCCTGCAGGAGCCGGGTGGTACATCGCAGAATTTGTGGTCGTTCGACCTGTTCAAAAACCACAATGAAATGGGAGGTAAAACCGGAACAACCTCCAACAACTCCGACGGCTGGTTTGTCGGTGTCTCCAACAACCTGATCGTGGGTGCCTGGGTGGGGGGCGATGACCGAAGTATTCACTTCCGCTCCACAGACTTAGGCGAAGGGGCCAAAACAGCCCTGCCGCTCGTTGGCAGTTTTTTAGAAAAGGTGTACCATGACCCCAAGTTCAAAAGTTTGCAGGGGCCATTTCCAAAGGCGGATGGTATCACGAAAGAGTACCTGAATTGTGGCTATTCCGACGAAGAAGAAACAACGTCAGAATCGGATTCCACCGATACATCGGGCGAAGTGGGTGACTCAACATTCGTACCTGTTCCGCCTGCGCCCGACCCAACTACCCCACCCGATACGACACGAAACCAGTAA
- a CDS encoding fasciclin domain-containing protein produces MKINHPLSLLALGTTLLATPSWSQTTPTGTATSTTYPQGAITTDSTSAKSSREQKRAMKRNRKMTNQASNNVGTTTNTSPQDANYRKSSASVGTAVNNSNTTNYNSNNVTNAPTGAGSNPNAMTAPTPADQVSNGQSNSAARSSSSSAGSAYSPNTGATDSNAGAAEAVSGMKNSKEPAVKAGSTVRNTSIGDFVSSSPNYVTLQNALQTADMWETLKGGGPYTLFAPTNAAFKKLSSAAQGALLDGSNRAALKQLLAYHVVSGMLSTDELSKQVKAGNGKAQLKTLSGATLTIQESNGHLTLTDEQGNTATVDGMDNRQSNGVVYGITSVLMPKSGVDAFR; encoded by the coding sequence ATGAAAATCAACCATCCTTTAAGCCTCTTAGCGTTAGGAACAACGCTGCTGGCAACGCCCAGCTGGAGCCAGACGACACCCACCGGAACAGCTACGTCGACAACGTATCCGCAGGGAGCTATTACGACCGATTCAACGTCGGCTAAGTCATCGCGTGAACAAAAACGAGCCATGAAACGCAACCGGAAGATGACCAATCAGGCGTCGAACAACGTAGGCACCACCACAAACACGTCGCCACAAGACGCCAACTATCGGAAAAGTTCAGCCAGCGTGGGCACTGCCGTTAATAACAGCAACACGACAAACTACAATAGCAACAACGTTACAAACGCCCCAACCGGCGCCGGGAGCAACCCAAACGCCATGACAGCACCCACCCCCGCTGATCAGGTGAGTAATGGACAAAGTAATAGTGCCGCCCGTAGCTCATCGAGTAGTGCCGGGAGCGCTTATTCTCCTAACACCGGGGCGACCGATTCAAATGCCGGAGCAGCAGAAGCGGTATCAGGCATGAAAAACAGCAAAGAACCAGCCGTAAAAGCGGGGAGCACCGTTCGCAATACGAGCATCGGCGATTTTGTTTCCTCGTCACCGAATTACGTAACCCTGCAAAATGCCTTGCAAACGGCCGATATGTGGGAAACCTTGAAAGGCGGTGGCCCCTATACGCTTTTTGCCCCAACCAATGCAGCGTTCAAAAAACTGTCGTCAGCCGCTCAGGGGGCTTTGCTAGATGGCAGCAATCGGGCGGCCCTGAAACAATTGCTGGCCTATCATGTGGTGAGTGGCATGTTGAGCACAGATGAGCTCAGTAAGCAAGTTAAAGCGGGCAACGGCAAAGCGCAGTTAAAAACCTTATCAGGTGCTACATTGACCATTCAGGAATCGAACGGTCACCTGACACTCACCGACGAGCAGGGCAATACAGCAACCGTCGACGGCATGGATAATCGTCAGTCGAATGGTGTTGTTTACGGCATTACTAGTGTGCTGATGCCCAAGTCAGGGGTAGATGCTTTTCGGTAA
- a CDS encoding sugar MFS transporter — translation MNSLAIDDRSLTKRGTTISLLLIGLMFFIFGFVSWVNSILIPYFKIACELTSFQAYLVAFAFYIAYFIMSIPASYLLKAVGFKKGMMIGFWAMALGAFIFIPAAQTRTYGIFLMGLFTLGIGLAILQTAANPYVTMLGPKERAAQRISLMGICNKAAGILSPLVFAAVILRPTDTDLFAQLNTMGVAERGAALDELVRRVIPPYTVLGIFLFVLGYLVYRSPLPELNTEQESPEVATANAGKTSIVQFPHLILGALAIFLHVGSQVIAIDTIIGYAGSMGISLLEAKAFPSYTLFCTICGYIIGIITIPRFISQVTALRICTLLGTGFTLLIIFTRGAFTFLGHETDLSIWFVVLLGLSNSLIWAGIWPLALDGLGRFTKLGASILIMGLCGNAILPLFYGYFADRFDLRTAYWVLLPCYLYLVFYAQKGHQLRKWGF, via the coding sequence ATGAATTCTCTGGCCATTGACGACCGTAGTCTTACCAAACGCGGAACGACGATTTCGCTCCTGCTGATCGGGCTGATGTTTTTTATCTTTGGATTTGTCTCCTGGGTAAACTCCATCCTGATTCCGTACTTCAAAATTGCCTGTGAGCTAACGAGCTTCCAGGCCTATCTGGTGGCGTTTGCCTTTTATATTGCCTATTTCATCATGTCGATCCCGGCGTCTTACCTGCTCAAAGCAGTTGGCTTCAAAAAAGGCATGATGATTGGGTTCTGGGCCATGGCATTGGGGGCGTTTATCTTCATTCCTGCTGCCCAGACCCGTACGTATGGAATTTTCCTGATGGGCCTGTTCACGCTTGGTATCGGCCTGGCCATCCTGCAAACGGCCGCCAATCCTTACGTGACGATGCTTGGCCCAAAGGAACGGGCGGCCCAACGCATCAGCCTGATGGGCATTTGCAACAAGGCCGCCGGTATTTTATCGCCCCTCGTTTTTGCGGCCGTCATCCTGCGTCCTACCGACACAGACCTCTTTGCTCAGTTGAACACAATGGGCGTCGCCGAACGCGGAGCGGCTCTGGATGAACTTGTCCGGCGGGTGATTCCGCCCTACACGGTTCTGGGTATCTTCCTGTTTGTGCTCGGCTACCTGGTGTACCGATCTCCCCTGCCCGAACTGAATACCGAGCAGGAAAGCCCGGAGGTAGCGACCGCCAACGCGGGGAAAACCAGTATTGTACAGTTTCCTCACCTGATCCTGGGCGCATTGGCTATTTTCCTGCACGTAGGTTCCCAGGTCATTGCCATCGATACAATTATTGGCTATGCCGGCTCAATGGGCATCAGCCTGCTGGAAGCCAAGGCATTTCCCTCCTATACTCTCTTCTGTACCATCTGCGGCTACATCATCGGGATTATTACCATTCCCCGATTTATTAGTCAGGTAACCGCCCTGCGGATATGCACCTTGCTGGGCACCGGCTTCACGTTACTCATCATTTTTACCCGCGGGGCCTTCACCTTCCTGGGGCACGAAACGGATCTATCGATCTGGTTTGTGGTGCTGCTGGGCCTGTCTAATTCGCTGATCTGGGCGGGTATCTGGCCACTGGCGCTGGACGGTCTGGGGCGGTTCACGAAACTGGGTGCGTCCATCCTGATTATGGGCCTGTGTGGCAATGCCATTCTGCCCCTCTTCTACGGCTACTTTGCGGATCGATTCGACCTGCGTACTGCCTATTGGGTACTTTTGCCCTGTTACCTCTACCTGGTTTTTTACGCCCAAAAAGGGCATCAGCTACGCAAATGGGGCTTCTGA